The DNA window TTAGATATGGGTTGTGCACCCTTCAGCTCAGCCCGTACAAGTGGCATGTACTCCGCCCATTAGGCTCTCGATCTCAGGGAGCCTGCTTGATGCTGAACCCAAAGCCGTGTGCAGTGAACCTTTGAGATGGTTCACAGAGGACTAGACCTTTGCAGCTATGCCCAGGGGAGGATCATTGCTGAACCAACTCCTGGTTGGTGGGAAAAACTACTGGGCTGCTGCAAACCAGATCTTTGGTGCTGGCCGGCTCACTACTGTTCTGATCTTTGTTGCTCGGTACTTTTGCATCTTATACTTAGAAATTAGAATTAAAGGCAAGCTATTATGCCAATGGTGGTGGTTGTGTGGTTAGCACCCTTATTTCTGAGTTCTGATTCGGCCCTGATCTATCATGTCTGTTAGTACCATAATGCTGTTGTTCGGCTACTCAGGAACCCCATTTCATATGTTAATTTGCATTCTTAATCTGTAAGAGTTAATAATTGATATATAATACTTATTGCAGGGCGCTACATTTTCTAGTGTAAATATGAACAGAGGAAGTATTGACACCTTACAGAGATGATAGACTTCAAAATATCCTTTCCTAACTAAAACATAATGAAGGATAATTAATAACAAAATATGCCCTAATGTAATTCAGGTAATCAAATTATAGACATGAGGTACTCACACCACTGACAAACACAATTTGTATAATTACTCATATTTTTGTGTGTTGCCACTGTCTCGAAATTAAAAGTACTAACGTAGTTTCCGAAGAGAAAAAGAAAGCAACTGGACATCAGTCTTTTTTTGGCAGGAAAAGTTGAGAGATGTACTGTATTACCATCATCAGCCACTGAATGGCCAACAAGATCCGGTGCTCGCTTGAGCCATGCCGTCGAAGAAAGATGTTTACAAGCATGTGGCCTAATTTATGAGCAACCCTATTACAAACTCTATTACAATGGACAATCAGCAATTTAGCCTCTTTTGGTTGTACTGCAAGGTTAAATCGATTGTCATCATTAGAGTTAGAGCTTCAAAATGATAGGCAGTCAGTCTCCAAAATGACAAGAATCAATCCATTGAATTGCCAATCTCAGTCCCTCTCTGAGTGCCTTAAGTTCAGCTACCACAGCTTCAGAATAGTGGAAGCGTATTTTGCTTAGAAGCAAATAAAATTGATCCCTAGTGTTGATGGCGAATTGGGTCCCACACCAGCAAGTGCTAGCACACCTGAGGTCGCACACGACCTACCACATGTAGCAAGCAACTCCAAAATCAGTGAGCCCGTCCTTCGCCACAAGAACTCGAGAAGACCCGTCAGGGAGGTGCACACCTGATGTTGCCCTAGGTCAACTAGGGCACCTAGGACGTGGTTGGATAGCGCTGAGAGATGCAACGAACAGCAAGGGATTGGGAAAGTAGGACAAAAAGGGTAGTGGATGTAAAAAAAGTCGATTGGATGTTAGCTCTCTCAATTGGCCGTGATCCTCTCGTTTATATAGAGGGTGATCTTATCCCAATAGGAAACATGTGTTGCACATAATCTCCAAGTTTCTTATGTTAAAAATATGTTCAAAACCGATTTGGAAACAAATCGGACTAAGAATAGATAGGGAAACCGGCTTGGCCGGTTTTCTCAGTGCTAGGCACCCAAACTAGCCAGTACATGGAAACCGGCCTGGCCAGTTTGGGCAGGGCACGGCCCAATTTTACCCTTTTCTTCGCTCGTGCTTTGATTCTTGTTCCACCAAATGTTTTCTCACATCCTCTAGACACCATAAACTTATTGGTAAAGTCCAATATGTCTATTGGCACATTTTGAGTGTCAACATACGCCCCGTTGTTTTTAGGTGAATATTGCATGAACCTGTAAACATAAAGGGCACTAGACAGCAACAATGTCCAACTCATCAGCTATCTAGTACATAAGGGCAATGTATACATCGGCCATGCTTATTCTAAAGGCGATACATATATCGGTCTATATGAGCACTTTAGGCTTCTTGCCAAATACTTGGAAACTAATTTTTTCAAATACCTCATATTAATTGCTCTAGGGAGACTATAACCTCGCAACGCTTTTTAAAAACCAACCAAATAAATTGATTTTGACCGTCTCTAAAAATATTTTGTGTGGTAGTTTCGATTTACGTTTTTCTTTGGCTATATTCATATTTTACTAAAATATATATCATCAAGTTCATAAGGCAAAAAAAAAGTGTGTTTAGATCTGTGATGAAAAGTGTACAAGAAATGGTGCAGTTGACAAGATATGTAAACAATGTACCAAACCATTATTTGCACACATTTTTGTCCCTAAAGGAAATACACCCATCTTTTGCTGGTATTGCCATGAATACTGGTTTCGGCATCTAGCCACGTTAATTAATTATATAATCAGAAAAAAAACATATCAACGATATATCACAGGTTGTAAAGTACCGACAAAAGACTGACAGACTACCAAGAACAGATGCGATCCCGTGATTTCATAATTCGTATCCAAATGTGAACCAGCAAATAAGCTAGCGTTTGAGATGAAAAAGGCTAAGATTTCGAAGCCACAGAGATTGCCGTTACTTGTGCTTGGGATCAACAAGCCAACCATTGGAACTGCAGCTGCAAATAGGAGCAAAAAAGTAACATCGAATATAAGTCAGAATCCATCAAGCACGGTAATCATCGTTTACAAACAGAAAGTAAGGATATATCACTACCATTCACACAGAAAGTTAAAATAAATAACATGCAGATAGTAGCAAAGAAATCAGTAGCCATATTCaaagcatgcatgaagtattTCGTAGCTGTAAAATTGGGATTCCTCTAttgaatagaaaaaaaaataaaacctaaAGAATAATGTAGACCAGAACAAAATGGTAAAAGTACCTGAATATTACATGAAGGTTATTTCTCAGTAGTCCATAGTATATAGATCATATGGACCCCACCTAGATCTGACCTTTCACACATGTAGGATGTTCAACACCACTAAAAAATGTTGAGTTCAGCAACCTTGATCGTCCTACAAGTAACAAGAGTATTTTACACAGGTAAGAAACGATGAGCCACATTCGAGAAAAAACAGTGCCAATTTCTTAATGTTAAGTTGAGATCAGAACCTGAGTCAGTGAGAAGAGAATGAACCCATGATAAAATCTTCATCCTCTGAAAAAAGCTGGAGATTCTTGGTCCTGAGCAGGAACTCAACCTCATCCTCGTCAAAATCAACCAAGAATCCAACCTTGAGAAGATCGGTGAGAGTCGGAATCAGATCAACTCTTTCATACAGAAGCCCTTGAGAGATCTCCTTGCCAAAGCTTGTCGCCATCTCCATCCTAGTTATCCTTCCATGTGGCCCATCAGACCTCTGCATGTACAACTTGCGGTTCTCCCTCTCCCACCTGAATATCCTCCGTCCTTTAACTGTCACAGTTCTTCCCAATGATGTCTTTACGTTGTAGCTCACACTAATTGGTTCGGTCATATCAAAGATCTTCATGCCCAGTAGGTAAGAAGCCATTTGGTGCCTCTTGTCAGCACCGTTCTCAAGAACGGGGTTGGTAAGGAAAGCTAGGATTATTCTGAGCAAGCCTGGTGATACAAAAGCATCTCTTGCCTCAACTACCTGGTAGTGATGCATGTTCAAATCACAGGATTCAACTTTTGTGACAGACTTGGAGATTGCTCGAACACCGAGGCTCTGGTAGATAGTGTCCATCTTAGCTCGAGCAGTGAATGATAGCCCAGATGGATACCAAACAAATAGTGGCTCTGAAgaaaactgatcaaacaaatgcTTCAGGAGGAGATCATCTGGAACAAAGACATCTTCCACCTCCCGCAGGATGATCTTGCCACAGGATAGAACAGGGACTCTTGTGACAGACCCTGAAAGGAGCTTTGCTGTTGTCGCATTCCAACGGTTTCCAATGAATTCCCAGAAAAATGAACATCTAGCTGGTGTGAGCTCAGAACATGTGCACTCCCAAGAGCGCCACAGAATGCAGTGATCTAAAACTCTTGGGTTGTGCCTGACACCAAGAGTGGAGTAGAAGAATCCAAGCAAATCCTTTTCATAGTACTTGTCCAAGACTGAGAAGCGCGTACTAAACAGGCCGTTCCTGTCATGAAGAACACAATCTGCAGGGCGCACCCAGTGGCCACTGCTGCTTCCATTGGGTATCCAAATCCAGCTTTGACCTTTATTTCTAGGATCCCATTTAAATGCTGCAAAGTATTTGTAGATCCTGGTTATGGTATCCACTCTCAAAAAGTGCTTCAAGTCCTGTTCCAACAGAGTGCATCCATAGCCAATGTCCACAACAACTCCGATCAGTCTGAGCTCAGTCTTGTATGACAATATTTCAGAGCCATAGAATGCTTCATCGATGAAAGGACCATCTTCCCTGCGGAGATATGAAGACCATGCCAAGTCATAAAGGATACATTGATCTGCATACCTGTATCCAAGAGTTGTTTTCATTTGCATGTTTCTAATTTGTGCTGCAAAGTTTCTGGGATCGGTGCATGTCTGCATGCATTTCAACAAAGATTCAAGAGTTGAGCTCACAAGTAAAGGTGGGCAGTCAGCAACACACAAGGGTACTACATTCTGTTCGGTGCTCTCACTGGTGATCCCAGAGTCACTGACAATCATCCCAGTGTAACGGTTAACAACATTGGGCATGTGCATTTGAGGTTTCTCTGCCGTAGATAGGCATGATAAGATGAAGTCTGCTCCCTGGTTAAAACCTACAATAACACCCAAGGCCTTGAGCTCCTTTTTATAGCTGTATATTTCCTTCCCCATGCCATTGCTCGAGTCACTGTCATCAATGAACGGTAGTCTTGCAACTGCCATCAATGGTTCCCATGAAGAATCAAAGAGCACACATTTGTCTGGAGTCCTGAAACCTTGTGTAGTATTCAGCCACTTCTGTTTTTGCATAAATTTGAGAATATCTGCAGGGAATGTTTTGTGCTCATCCCTCAGATCCTTGTAGCATGAGAGCAGAGCAAGTCTAATTTCCTTTGTAAGGGAAGATGTTGACAAGAGTTGCTTCAGATAATTGGTTATGGAATTGCTTGCCTGCTCCAAACTAAGTACGACACCTATCTTCATCAGTTCGTCCCGGTAGGTTAGGATTTCATTAGAATAGAACGACAAATCGAGTAGTGGAACTGCATCAGCAAATTTTACAAGGCATTTCCACTCTGGATCGAGGATAAATGTTTCCCGAGGAGCTCTAAATCCAGCATTAGTCTTCAACCATTGTCGATTCTTTAGTACCTTCACCAGGTTCCTGCATGAGTCGGCATATCTGATACATTTCAATAATAGCGTAGCAGCACCAGAAGTAACTGGACCTGTTGGAATCTTGAAGTTATCAACAATGATATTGTAATTCTTTTTTAATGTGACATGAACTCCTAGTTTCTCAAGCTCTGACTTGTAATCACTGATTTCAGGGCCATAGAAATCGTTGTCAACAAAAGGTAAACTGCTTATTTCAGATGGTACTGTCCATTCAGAACTGAAAAGAATTGATCCGACTGGGGATCTGTACCCAGAGCAAGTCTTCAGCCAATTGCCGCCTCTGACGGTCTCAATGAGATGATCAGACTGTATGTGTTCCTGTTCAAGGAATCTGATGAAACGGAGCAGTGATAACACCATGTCACCCGTTGGAGTACCTGTTACCATTGACATGAAACAATGATTGCCTATGTATGACATCACTTCAGCAAATTCAAACCTCACACCTAGTGTTCCCAATACTTCCTTGAAATCAATAATATTGCCCAGGTAATATTCTTGATCAATCATTGGCACATCAGCAAAGGCAACTCTATCCTGAAACAAGCAACCCCATTCTGCATTTGAACAGAACGAATCTGCTGGTGAACGGTAGCCAACAGATGTCTTGagccaattcccatacttgatgcAACTTAAGAATTTTTTAGGTATACATATACCCCTTGTCCTTAAATTCTCAATCCATTCCAGAAGGAGAAGTGCTTTCTCTGTAGTTAATGAAGATGACGCAACAGGAAAACCAGCATCAGGGGGAAGCAGAAAAGGCACATCAGTGCCATGTATAAATGTCCTTATAAATGATAAAAACTGATCATCACATGTATGCTCCCCAGAGGAATTTCTAGCATAGATGTAATCATCTCCAAGTTCTACATAGTTTTGTGCCTTCCATGGATTTTCGCCCAACAATGCAGCCCACTTACTTCCTTTAGATGGAACAAGAACCGTGCTTCTTGCAGCAACGACACAACCACAATTGTCAACTATGGGCATTAAATTGCATATATGCTTTACATTCCATTCTGGCATTAAATTCTTTGAATGCAAGTGATATATGAATCGAGTAAAAGAAAGAACCATGTTTTTCTCATGCAAAGCTTTAACAACAACGAGAGCATACTCATGTAGGGTCAGACTCTTCACTGCTACATACTTCTCAAGCCATTCCATTACAGTTATTTTCTTCGGAAACAGACCCAGTGCTTTCTGAGTAGACAGTGGCATAAAGAGTGTCCGAGACGCTGTTGAGAATTCATTATTCCAGTTAATGATCAATGGTACATATTCCTCATCAGATAGCATGCATAGTCTCTCATCGCCCTTTGTGGCTTCATACACACTCATGTAAGTTAGTAGACCACCTCTGCCGACACACTTCACAAGTGGTATTTTCTCCATCTTTGTGCTATCAAACTTAGCCTTCCAGTTCTGAGCAACAAAAGTGAGAAGATCAAAATAAATGTCTTCAGGCAGCAGTGCCACAAGATCTGAACCCTGAATACACTTTCCGTACCACTCAGAATCAACATAACCAATACCAAGAAATCCCAACTCATCATCATATACTTCGCTGTCAAAGTAGGAATTCAGAATATGAGTGCCATGCGATGAAATGTTGGGAACATCAACTCCCATCTTCACTGCCCTGTTTATGATGCTCCAGAATGCAGACTCTATCCGGAAAACCTCTGTAGGCTTACGGAATACTTTTAGTGAAGAACAGGTCTCACACGGAATTATATCCACACCGATCAGCTTATTTCTTATAGATAGCCGGACAGAATCCATCAGCACTATGGAAGAGTGATTAAGTGGCAGAAATTTGAAAATAGGTGGAAGAGCAAATGCTGGAGCACTTTCTATTGACTTCAGTAATACCAGGAAAGCATTTACAAAAGCAGAAGATACACATTCTAGTATCCCTTGGTTCCACTGGCTGTCAAGCAGGATTGATTCTCTAGATGATGACAGCAAGAAATCAGCCTGGATAATGAAAGGAAAGTTTGTTGCCATTTCAGTTGGCAAGAATGCATAAACACCAGGTGATCCCATCGCCTGGCTCAATCTCTGACCATGGGGGAATGCTAGCATGACAACCCACTGATCAATTCCTTCTCTCTTTTGTACACGGCATTCTGGTTTCACAGGAAAATGCTGCTTCCAGATGTAGTAGCTGCATTGACGCTCACCTGTCTTGTTCTCCAAAGCTGATAAGTGAAGAGTATATGACTCTGCACCAATTTGCTTCCTAGTTAAAGCATCAGCTTCACTTGATATAGAAATTTGACTAAGACTAGTAGCATTCAGGTCATCATTAATCTCCCTCACGGAAATTTGTCTAATCTTGGAAAGGAATAATAGTACTTCAGGGTGCGTGCCGGAGAGCTCCTTTTTCACAGCATctattttatcacttttcagagGTAATATAATAGTTGTGGTTGGGAGGCTTTTCAGACAGCCATATATATTCATTATGTCTGCAATACTTGGACAATCTTCAACCCATTCAGGAACAATATACCCAATACCACAGTCTACTGAAGGATCTTCACTAAATTTAATTTGATACCCATTGCTAAATATATGGGGATTCTTGGATACCAGAAACACACTTTTGAAACCAATACCTGCATGAAAAAGAACCAAATTTCATAAAACTAACAAAGTAGATTTCCTGAAGTTTCTATTATATTAAGTAGAGAAGAGCATGACTAAAAATAAAAGCAGCATTGTAAAATATTATTGTCGACCCTAAAAAAAATGTTATCGTCAACCAATAAATTGAATGATACAGATTCTAAGTTTTAGACTTTTAGGTGATAGTCATAAGGATGTACCTTTTTCCCCAATATAACCACTACCTCTGTTAGACTTTTTGGTCGATTTGCCAATTCTAGAAATGGATTCAATGTTTGCTGGAGTAAAACCATTCTCATTATTGAATACCAAGAGGGTTGCAGTTGCTCCACTACAGGTGATATCCTTCGATGTGATTACAAACTCCAAAGCTGGTAACACCCCAGAAGGATAATCATTGTCCTCAGCATTCTGATGTCACACCATATGAAAAGGTATTATAGTCAAAATGGTAAACAgattttgtgaagttactaactAGTAATGTACAATGAAATGTCACATATCACACTTCTGGGCAAAAACATTAGAAACTGAAACGCTAACAATAAAAATTATTAAAATTGAAAGAACATTTGGCATCTTTTTTCTTGATTCTGTAAGGCTCAGTCCTGTATTATGGCTTCACATGTTATGTGTAACATCCCGTGTTTCCGTGTAATAAAAATCCcaactttcaaaaaaaattcgGTGAATGTGTGTTGCATGTAATGTGTAGTCAACTTAAGTCAACCTTTTCCTTACTAATCCTAATCTCTCCCACCTTATTCAACTAAATTTACAATAATCTTGTGCATCATGTAGTATAGATGCATGTGTGATTTGGTTCTTGTCTTAGTTGTGCTTGGAGGTAATCTCAATCCCTATAAATAGGAAAATCATTTATTCTTAGTCTCCTAACTCAGGCCCTATCTGGCCCACTCCCGTCCTCAGTGAAAGTGTTTTGGGAATGATTGATTGTATTCCATATCaatgtacatgtatatatatacagctGGGGTGGCAACAAGCCTACCGCACACGCTGGTATTACATCCACAATTAGTGGAGCCTACCATAACATGCTAACACTCCCCCGCAGTCTAATCAGGAGCATCGCTAACATTCAGACTGGATCGAAACTCCTGAAATAGTGAGGTAGGAaggcccttggtgaagatgtcggcgtaCTGCGATGTTGTAGGAACATGTAGAACCCGAACGTGGCCGAGGGCGACCTTCTCTCGAACGAAATGGAGATCAATCTCAATATGCTTCGTCCGCTGATGCTGCACGGGGTTGCCGGAGAGATATACAGCACTGATATTATCGCAATAGACCAAGGTGGCACGGCGAGGGGGGTGGCGAAGCTCAAGAAGCAGCTGACGTAGCCAAGTAGCTTCAGCGACACCATTTGCCACTGCACGATATTCAGTTTCAGCACTTGATCTGGAGACCGTATGCTGACGCTTAAAGGACCAGAACACCAAGTTATCCCCGAGGAATACTGCGTAGCCAGAGGTCGACCGGCGAGTGTCAGGACAGCCTGCCCAGTCGGCATCCGTGTAAACGACAAGGTCCGTAGGTGTAGATCGGCGCATGGTCAATCCAAGTGACAGCGTACCCTGCAAGTAACGCAGGATCCGCTTGAGAGCAGTGAGATGCGGTTCCCGAGGATCATGCATATAGAGGCATATCTGCTGAACTGCAAAAGCAATGTCTGTTTTGGTGAAAGTCAGATACTGCAGAGCGCCAGCTAGGCTGCGGTACTGTGTAGCGTCAGCAACAGGTGGTCCATCAGCAGATAGTTTGGAGTGTAGATCAACAGGCGTGCTACATGGTTTGCACGCAGTCATCCCAGCACGCTCCAAAATATCCTGACTATACTGCCGCTGAGAAAGAAACATACCATCGGCAGAGCGTGTCACAGAAATGCCCAGAAAGTGATGCAGCTAACCCATGTCAGTCATGGCAAACTCACGCTCGAGAGCCTCAATGATGTGCTTGAGAAATCCGGCGGAGGAGGCGGTGAGaacaatgtcatccacatagagcAGTAAGTAGGATGTGTCTGGACCATGGCGACATATGAAGAGTGAGGTATCTGACTTTGTTTCAACAAATCCCAGGGACACTAGGTGAGAGGCGAACCTGTGATGCCAAGCACGAGAAGCCTGCTTGAAACCATATAGGGACTTGTTGAGCCGGCAGACAAAATATGAGCGAGAAGAATCCACAAACCCAGACGGCTATACGCAGTACACTGTCTCATTGAGAGTACCATGGAGAAATGCATTCTTAACATCGAGCTGATGAATGGGCCAGTTCTAAGAGAATGCCAGGGAGAGAACAACTCGAACCGTCGTAGGCTTAACAACAGGACTGAATGTCTCATCATAATCAAGGCCGGGACGCTGTGTGAAACCCCGTAGTACCCAGCGTGCCTTGTAGCGATCAAGAGACCCATCGGCAAGCAATTTGTGTTGATAAATCCACTTGCCAGTCACAACATTGACGCCAGGAGGGCGAGGCACAAGACTCCAGGTGTCATTGGCAATCAGAGCGTCATACTCAGCCTGCATAGCGGATCGTCAATTGGGGTCTGATAGTGCATCTCGAATAGAGCGAGGAAGGGGTGACATGGGCACAGCGTGGAGGTTGAGGCGGTCCACGGGCTATG is part of the Miscanthus floridulus cultivar M001 chromosome 9, ASM1932011v1, whole genome shotgun sequence genome and encodes:
- the LOC136483209 gene encoding uncharacterized protein codes for the protein MLSSSAVPPVSPREHVERIRRQRYFIGREERNPLAEDMHQAVNYLSQELYSKDVHFLMELIQNAEDNDYPSGVLPALEFVITSKDITCSGATATLLVFNNENGFTPANIESISRIGKSTKKSNRGSGYIGEKGIGFKSVFLVSKNPHIFSNGYQIKFSEDPSVDCGIGYIVPEWVEDCPSIADIMNIYGCLKSLPTTTIILPLKSDKIDAVKKELSGTHPEVLLFLSKIRQISVREINDDLNATSLSQISISSEADALTRKQIGAESYTLHLSALENKTGERQCSYYIWKQHFPVKPECRVQKREGIDQWVVMLAFPHGQRLSQAMGSPGVYAFLPTEMATNFPFIIQADFLLSSSRESILLDSQWNQGILECVSSAFVNAFLVLLKSIESAPAFALPPIFKFLPLNHSSIVLMDSVRLSIRNKLIGVDIIPCETCSSLKVFRKPTEVFRIESAFWSIINRAVKMGVDVPNISSHGTHILNSYFDSEVYDDELGFLGIGYVDSEWYGKCIQGSDLVALLPEDIYFDLLTFVAQNWKAKFDSTKMEKIPLVKCVGRGGLLTYMSVYEATKGDERLCMLSDEEYVPLIINWNNEFSTASRTLFMPLSTQKALGLFPKKITVMEWLEKYVAVKSLTLHEYALVVVKALHEKNMVLSFTRFIYHLHSKNLMPEWNVKHICNLMPIVDNCGCVVAARSTVLVPSKGSKWAALLGENPWKAQNYVELGDDYIYARNSSGEHTCDDQFLSFIRTFIHGTDVPFLLPPDAGFPVASSSLTTEKALLLLEWIENLRTRGICIPKKFLSCIKYGNWLKTSVGYRSPADSFCSNAEWGCLFQDRVAFADVPMIDQEYYLGNIIDFKEVLGTLGVRFEFAEVMSYIGNHCFMSMVTGTPTGDMVLSLLRFIRFLEQEHIQSDHLIETVRGGNWLKTCSGYRSPVGSILFSSEWTVPSEISSLPFVDNDFYGPEISDYKSELEKLGVHVTLKKNYNIIVDNFKIPTGPVTSGAATLLLKCIRYADSCRNLVKVLKNRQWLKTNAGFRAPRETFILDPEWKCLVKFADAVPLLDLSFYSNEILTYRDELMKIGVVLSLEQASNSITNYLKQLLSTSSLTKEIRLALLSCYKDLRDEHKTFPADILKFMQKQKWLNTTQGFRTPDKCVLFDSSWEPLMAVARLPFIDDSDSSNGMGKEIYSYKKELKALGVIVGFNQGADFILSCLSTAEKPQMHMPNVVNRYTGMIVSDSGITSESTEQNVVPLCVADCPPLLVSSTLESLLKCMQTCTDPRNFAAQIRNMQMKTTLGYRYADQCILYDLAWSSYLRREDGPFIDEAFYGSEILSYKTELRLIGVVVDIGYGCTLLEQDLKHFLRVDTITRIYKYFAAFKWDPRNKGQSWIWIPNGSSSGHWVRPADCVLHDRNGLFSTRFSVLDKYYEKDLLGFFYSTLGVRHNPRVLDHCILWRSWECTCSELTPARCSFFWEFIGNRWNATTAKLLSGSVTRVPVLSCGKIILREVEDVFVPDDLLLKHLFDQFSSEPLFVWYPSGLSFTARAKMDTIYQSLGVRAISKSVTKVESCDLNMHHYQVVEARDAFVSPGLLRIILAFLTNPVLENGADKRHQMASYLLGMKIFDMTEPISVSYNVKTSLGRTVTVKGRRIFRWERENRKLYMQRSDGPHGRITRMEMATSFGKEISQGLLYERVDLIPTLTDLLKVGFLVDFDEDEVEFLLRTKNLQLFSEDEDFIMGSFSSH